The Trichoplusia ni isolate ovarian cell line Hi5 chromosome 10, tn1, whole genome shotgun sequence genome window below encodes:
- the LOC113497865 gene encoding ribosomal RNA-processing protein 7 homolog A has translation MKATKRIQEFKALELKLTKDSLAPHTIYLKEHVVREHTKDKPQGRTLLIVNIPPYADEKGIINAFKDAGHVQSVQLCLKPSTAEVKTVHRFLPEANITTFRAAYIVFKKVAELDKALKLQELRPLNSDEHKVKVGINKWIQEYNDSILLPTTLKKNIETFMAKFDADSQKAEEKEKELEQEDDEGWVTVTKKGKVQSFARTEKVENKIMKKEEKNKKRKELKNFYTFQIRESKMKNIVALRQKFEEDKKKIAQIKQSRRFKPF, from the exons atgAAGGCTACAAAACGTATTCAAGAGTTTAAag CTCTAGAGCTTAAACTTACCAAGGATTCGTTAGCTCCACATACGATATATCTCAAGGAGCATGTTGTCAGAGAACATACGAAAGACAAACCACAAGGTCGCACGCTGTTGATAGTAAACATACCGCCTTATGCCGACGAAAAGGGAATCATTAACGCTTTTAAAGACGCAGGCCACGTACAGTCAGTTCAACTATGTTTAAAACCTTCTACAGCAGAAGTTAAAACTGTACATAGGTTTTTACCAGAAGCAAATATTACCACATTTAGAGCAGCATATATTGTATTTAAGAAAGTAGCAGAATTAGATAAAGCATTGAAACTACAGGAATTGCGGCCATTAAATTCAGATGAACACAAAGTTAAAGTTGGAATCAACAAGTGGATTCAAGAATACAATGACAGTATTCTATTGCCAACAACACTAAAGAAGAATATAGAAACATTTATGGCCAAATTTGATGCAGACTCACAGAAAGCAGAAGAGAAAGAGAAAGAATTAGAACAAGAGGATGATGAGGGATGGGTCACTGTTACTAAGAAAGGGAAAGTCCAAAGCTTTGCCCGAACTGAGAAAgttgagaataaaataatgaaaaaagaagaGAAGAATAAAAAGAGGAAGGAATTAAAGAACTTCTATACTTTCCAAATAAGAGAGTCTAAGATGAAGAATATTGTAGCCCTCCGCCAGAAGTTTGAAgaagacaaaaagaaaatagcacAGATTAAACAAAGTAGGAGGTTTaagccattttaa